A genomic segment from bacterium encodes:
- a CDS encoding adenine phosphoribosyltransferase, protein MPIKSRIRSIPDYPKAGIMFRDITTLIKDPVGFRLVIDSLAQHYISDDLGFEFDTIVGIEARGFIIGGALSYVLGKGFIPIRKRGKLPGETVQEEYILEYGTDIIEMHRDSLSDGERVILIDDLLATGGTTLASARLVEKLGGIVQEISFIVDLPDVGGHKKVIDAGYKIFSLTQFEDE, encoded by the coding sequence ATGCCCATCAAATCACGGATAAGGTCCATTCCCGATTACCCCAAGGCGGGGATCATGTTTCGTGACATCACCACCCTGATAAAGGATCCTGTCGGGTTCAGGCTCGTCATCGACAGCCTGGCCCAGCACTACATATCTGATGATCTTGGTTTTGAGTTTGATACCATCGTGGGAATCGAAGCTCGCGGATTTATCATCGGGGGCGCTCTGTCCTACGTCCTGGGGAAGGGTTTCATCCCCATCCGGAAGAGGGGAAAACTGCCCGGTGAAACGGTCCAGGAGGAGTACATCCTGGAGTATGGAACTGACATTATCGAGATGCACAGGGACTCCCTGTCAGATGGAGAGCGCGTGATCCTTATCGATGACCTGCTGGCCACCGGGGGAACGACTCTCGCTTCAGCAAGGCTTGTGGAAAAGCTCGGAGGAATCGTGCAGGAGATCTCCTTTATCGTGGACCTGCCGGACGTGGGCGGGCACAAGAAGGTTATAGATGCCGGGTACAAAATTTTCAGCCTCACTCAGTTTGAAGATGAATAA